A section of the Schistosoma haematobium chromosome ZW, whole genome shotgun sequence genome encodes:
- the FBXL4_1 gene encoding F-box and leucine-rich repeat protein 4 (EggNog:ENOG410V798~COG:S): MELYSYVRLLVDEFLHKIKYKHFFLLLFHSFSCFITYSQFRCLVKDTLANMTSIDLQSFWPILNDSTLISLGKRLGQVNLTARAVVEYYTTGQSLVAPITLLRRQCREEEQEEVNNDEIENQYVANQQHNLSTRFNYRTKTYVHTPFAARVRSYSSNAAARLRNHTRLLDSISSNIQNILVYNNKDFSENENDTVNQNLNVKISDSSVEALQVQTDELNQGDYFELPNSHLRRLDMSWCGNYSMISPTAFGHFLTDACRYLTTLRLSSCKFLNDDCLLHIVNTCPYIKELDLSSCLGITSYGFLTLGRLIHLQWISLYRTHITDNGLAILAELCQYLKHVNLGSCIYVNDMDHILHDLTRNNPNLRSLNLWRSNSLTATGLSSISEHCLQLEELDIGWCRNVVLTQESNCIVQLTSRVRHLKKLFLTGTNLLNSEELLLISQYLNETLEQLDIHGSTNITTSAIVSMLNQCEKLKLLDVSFCSEIHSIHLIKLRYLFPYCTIIDSIPDMNAEILGNQFPEMIIDEVVDDDDDDDNIIENQEPLVALPAPNPLQQDIIAYHY, from the exons ATGGAATTGTATTCTTATGTTCGTTTATTAGTTGATGAAtttcttcataaaataaaatacaaacatttttttcttcttttatttcattctttttcttgttttattacATACAGTCAATTCCGTTGTCTAGTTAAAGATACACTGGCCAATATGACTAGTATAGATCTTCAATCATTTTGGCCAATATTAAATGATTCAACATTAATTAGTTTAGGTAAACGTCTTGGTCAAGTTAATTTGACTGCAAGAGCAGTTGTTGAATATTATACAACGGGTCAATCGTTAGTTGCACCAATTACTTTATTACGTCGTCAATGTAgagaagaagaacaagaagaagtGAATAATGATGAGATTGAAAATCAATATGTAGCTAATCAACAGCACAATTTAAGTACACGTTTCAATTACCGTACTAAAACATATGTACATACACCATTTGCTGCACGAGTACGTAGTTATAGTTCGAATGCTGCTGCACGTTTACGTAATCATACTAGGTTATTGGATTCCATTTCTTccaatatacaaaatatattagtgtataataataaagatttttctgaaaatgaaaatgatacTGTAAATCAAAATTTGAATGTTAAAATATCCGATAGTTCAGTAGAAGCATTACAAGTACAAACAGATGAATTAAATCAAGGTGATTATTTTGAATTGCCAAATTCTCATTTACGACGTTTAGATATGTCGTGGTGTGGAAACTATTCTATG ATATCACCAACAGCATTTGGTCATTTCCTCACTGATGCTTGTCGTTATTTAACTACATTACGTTTGTCTAGTTGTAAATTTCTTAACGATGACTGCTTGTTACATATTGTCAATACTTGTCCATATATAAAAG aacTTGATTTATCATCATGTCTTGGTATTACATCATATGGTTTCTTAACATTGGGTCGATTAATTCACTTACAATGGATATCACTATATCGAACACATATTACTGATAATGGTTTAGCGATATTAGCTGAATTATGTCAAtatttaaagcatgtgaatctTGGTTCATGCATATATGTTAATGACATGGATCATATATTGCATGATCTGACAAGAAATAATcc AAATTTACGTTCATTAAACTTATGGCGATCCAACAGTTTGACTGCTACAGGACTATCATCTATATCAGAACATTGTTTACAATTAGAAGAATTAGACATCGGTTGGTGTCGTAATGTAGTTCTAACACAAGAATCAAATTGTATTGTACAATTAACTAGTCGTGTTcgacatttaaaaaaattattcttaACCGGAACAAA CCTTCTCAATTCGGAAGAACTTCTGTTAATTAgtcaatatttaaatgaaacttTAGAACAATTAGATATACATGGTTCAACAAATATTACAACTTCTGCTATTGTTTCTATGCTTAATCAATGTGAAAAATTGAAATTATTAGATGTATCATTTTGTTCagaaattcattcaattcatttaattaaattaagatatttatttccatattgtacaatcattgattcAATACCAGATATGAATGCAGAAATATTAGGTAATCAATTCCCTGAAATGATTATTGATGaagttgttgatgatgatgacgatgatgacaATATTATAGAAAATCAAGAACCATTAGTAGCATTACCTGCACCAAATCCATTACAACAAGATATTATTGCTTATCATTATTAG